One Ostrea edulis chromosome 2, xbOstEdul1.1, whole genome shotgun sequence genomic region harbors:
- the LOC125679878 gene encoding uncharacterized protein LOC125679878, which yields MTVNKLKLNNGKTEIMVVASAHQCLMKDIRLKIGEAILTPKSTVKNLGAALDATLSMEIQVNSVVKKMYFNIRRISKVKHHLTQEACAKVINATVISHLDYHNALQLGMTDRHMHRLQVAQNKAARCLTRTCYRQHISPVLQQLHWLPIPLISLGGGGGGC from the exons ATGACTGTGAACAAACTTAAactcaataatggaaaaactgaGATTATGGTGGTTGCTAGTGCCCACCAGTGCCTTATGAAGGATATCCGTCTGAAGATTGGTGAGGCAATATTGACACCTAAGTCTACTGTTAAAAATCTCGGTGCTGCCCTGGACGCCACCTTATCAAtggaaatacaagtcaactCCGTGGTAAAGAAGATGTACTTCAATATCAGGAGAATATCCAAGGTGAAACACCATCTCACCCAGGAAGCGTGTGCGAAGGTCATCAATGCAACAGTCATATCTCACCTTGACTATCACAATGCCCTCCAGCTTGGCATGACCGATCGCCACATGCACCGACTACAAGTGGCTCAGAACAAGGCTGCACGTTGTCTCACAAGAACATGCTACAGACAACATATTTCGCCGGTACTTCAACAACTACACTGGCTGCCG atacctctaATATCAttaggtggtggtggtggggggtgTTAA